From the Plasmodium malariae genome assembly, chromosome: 2 genome, one window contains:
- the PmUG01_02016500 gene encoding carbon catabolite repressor protein 4, putative — MNIFNSACYSAKEKISSYAVEYTHSTTRQNLLYTKLFNNSLDIICLQEVNLFMMTQLKHKCRNYDLIFHGPTQSIAQATSNNCCVLYKKSFKLLGERRFDLNNAVSKYFMNCSSENQCEIQDAFIRELKRRNSTATMILLQRADVLLAICNCHIHWNPLYPDIKAFHVYLIVKEFFQFVHETLRDFPHPPLLLMGDFNSTPHMMSESAGPHRSAVYELITTGMLAQTHPEHPAELRKNEVFQIFPSLTLDPFKSVFHEINGKEPLFTNKTSNFCGCIDFIFYKDLIPISAKTIPQNLHQVKTLPNLNFPSDHVLLTSDFFLI; from the exons atgaacatttttaatagcGCCTGTTATTCTGCtaaggaaaaaatttcaaGTTATGCTGTAGAGTATACCCATAGCACTACTCGCCAAAATTTGTTATACACGAAGTTGTTTAACAATTCGCTTGACATTATCTGCTTACAA GAAGTAAATTTGTTTATGATGACTCAACTAAAACATAAGTGCCGAAATTATGATTTGATTTTCCACGGTCCAACACAAAGCATAGCACAGGCAACAAGTAACAACTGCTGCGTTCTTTATAA GAAAAGCTTTAAATTATTAGGGGAAAGGCGTTTTGACCTGAACAACGCCGTTTCGAAGTATTTTATGAACTGTTCATCCGAAAATCAGTGTGAA ATACAAGATGCTTTCATAAGGGAGCTCAAGAGAAGGAACAGTACTGCCACTATGATACTACTACAACGTGCAGAT gtaCTCTTAGCGATTTGCAACTGTCATATACACTGGAATCCGTTATACCCTGATATAAAAGCATTTCATGTATACTTAATAGTGAAGGAGTTCTTTCAATTTGTTCATGAAACTCTACGCGATTTTCCACATCCCCCCTTGCTATTAATGGGGGATTTCAACTCTACCCCCCACATG ATGAGCGAATCTGCAGGCCCCCACCGCAGTGCCGTATATGA gCTAATAACTACTGGAATGCTTGCACAGACGCACCCTGAGCACCCG GCTGAATTAAGGAAAAACGAagtttttcaaatttttccATCTTTAACCTTAGACCCGTTTAAAAGTGTATTTCATgaa ATAAATGGAAAGGAGCCCTTGTTCACAAACAAAACTTCCAATTTCTGTGGATGcattgattttattttttacaaagacCTTATTCCCATATCTGCAAAAACAATTCCGCAGAACTTGCA cCAAGTTAAAACCCTACCGAACTTGAACTTCCCTTCTGACCACGTCCTCCTAACTTCTGACTTCTTtcttatttga
- the PmUG01_02016600 gene encoding conserved Plasmodium protein, unknown function, which translates to MMMTCSGNKYLALVNFVKYCKKHYSRVSRSSNRRRGKNNGVAITESRGTYTYDIDKSSNSNSNNRNNSNNSNNSNNSNNNSNNINNSNNSNSNNSNNSNSNNSNNSNMYKKSVFYEEINDKRNAENNTNILQIIKNSQIENFNIYDCTLFLNYLIKNKKNKAFSNELKHVNKIRLSSYLYKVSICKIMKNILTFEPRYVYSFFIKFSELRDLNSVECLFLHIYNRHLNYFSLYYLTEIMYNIAILNCSFPKNAGILREFLDYLTLTIIKENKNIKNFEKKIKNKINIHLTNDSKKPVYIKSFTNKKKRYTQKCSSQDYAIIAACDPINICYTKGKEEHSVLQLHDDKNKQIGITKGNKKVRMKFNLDSLSNVMLYKLIYGLAKINHNKELVKDLFVLLIPYLRYLIQNKNYVYCKERNDIIVKIIWAFAFLHIRHINLFLDFSLCLQLILPELELTYIKIAKQIYENLLLFDELLLDKLEQRINQLENISPEQQFSQPRKKQFKKKKKRVAITDEIKFSVKKRKN; encoded by the coding sequence ATGATGATGACCTGTTCAGGAAATAAATACTTGGCGTTAGTTAACTTTGTCAAATATTGTAAGAAGCATTACAGTCGGGTGAGCAGGAGTAGTAACCGCAGAAGGGGCAAAAACAATGGGGTAGCTATCACAGAGTCGAGAggaacatatacatatgatatAGACAAGAGCAGCAACAGTAACAGCAATAACAgaaataatagcaataacagcaataacagcaataatagtaacaataatagcaataacatcaataacagtaacaacagtaacagtaacaacagtaacaacagtaacagtaacaacaGTAACAACAGTAACATGTATAAAAAATCAGTATTTTACGAAGAGATTAATGATAAAAGGAATGCAGAAaacaatacaaatatattacaaataataaaaaacagccaaatagaaaatttcaatatttatgattgcactctttttttaaattatttaataaagaataaaaagaataaggCATTTAGCAATGAACTGAAACATGTTAACAAAATAAGATTAAGTTCATATCTGTATAAAGTGTCTATAtgcaaaataatgaaaaacattttaacaTTTGAGCCGAGATatgtttattcttttttcattaaattttccGAACTTCGAGATTTAAACTCAGTTGaatgtttatttttgcatatttacaATAGAcacttaaattatttttccctttattACTTAACtgaaattatgtataatattgcTATATTGAATTGTTCTTTTCCAAAAAATGCAGGAATTTTGAGGGAGTTTTTAGACTATCTAACATTAACCATtattaaggaaaataaaaatataaaaaattttgaaaaaaaaattaagaataaaataaacatacatcTTACGAATGATAGTAAAAAGcctgtttatataaaaagctttacaaataaaaaaaaaaggtacacACAAAAGTGCAGTAGTCAGGATTATGCTATCATTGCGGCATGTGAtcctattaatatatgttataccAAAGGAAAAGAGGAACATAGTGTACTACAACTACACGATGATAAGAACAAACAGATAGGAATTACAAAAGGGAATAAAAAAGTACGAATGAAATTTAACCTAGACTCCTTATCGAACGTTATGTTATATAAACTAATTTACGGTCttgcaaaaataaatcataataAAGAATTAGTTAAGGATCTCTTTGTTTTGTTAATACCATATCTACGATATcttattcaaaataaaaattatgtatattgcAAGGAGAGAAATgatattattgtaaaaattatatgggCGTTTGCTTTTCTACATATAAGGCATATTAATCTATTTCTTGATTTTTCCTTATGCCTCCAACTTATTCTACCAGAATTagaattaacatatattaaaattgctaaacaaatttatgaaaatttactCCTTTTTGATGAATTGTTATTGGATAAATTAGAACAAAGGATCAACCAGTTGGAAAATATTTCTCCTGAACAACAATTTTCTCAACCCAGAAAAAAgcaattcaaaaaaaagaaaaaacgagTAGCAATTACGGACGAAATTAAATTTAGTGTAAAGAAGCGAAAAAATTAA